The following are encoded together in the Fibrobacter sp. genome:
- the smc gene encoding chromosome segregation protein SMC, which translates to MQITKLKIYGFKSFAQRTEINFPTKGLTAVVGPNGCGKSNITDAIRWVLGEQRAATLRMSKMQDVIFSGTEERAAMSLAEVSIVIDNSDGALSSEYSEIIVTRRVHRDGTGEYLINNQECRLRDVHALLFDSGLGSSTYSQMNADMIKAVLSDKADDRRVLFEEAAGVSKYRQQRKEATRQLERVQMDMARVEDNLRSVRRSVRLYETQAEKVKEFKWLSGRLRSLDLSVSLDKYEDFKESLTTLDTTSRRMNHEVESAKTKAMELQTRIEEKKLAISEDENNYRELEQQVQQATLALNDLNNQIIRLRDSVSSLEAANQKAASEIEISEGKTRELQEERVRLEEENEVLKSDSGIEELNARLEREKEILQVMRDKLDDLRGQSRELSNERLTAANRVASLQGRFERLDAESDMLRGSVSRWNDEAGELRNRKSETESAIRDMEAGMEATARELEILNERKASLESTLDGKNADLANAQQELQALQNECAALESRIEVLQSVNDEGTDAGKWIRENKAGLVRGFLSEHISAAPEYASQVEAALGDCLDSAVVESRDGLREIVEGLRSENAGKAVLALMDSLELAPVPELNHPGIRGALSSFVTCDDTTRTFVQNLLSRYFLVDSLDTALDLAREHRNSDFCFVADKVIVKTNGLVSQGANTAGALSRKNEIAQATERLAAVQGQVAQKQAALESLQAEIDETRQMLTSASDEILEKNNALRAGEAGISIQKNTLESVASRLEKLEADIAESEGRIATAESQKSSDADLNEAKAAMESAEAEYARVNDELVEQETLFREKDEEVRDLERTSQDKAAKLSQNTDRLRNIADQVQFLGDSIESRKRDMETNKISMEKAARDIDDLGASVQEKDSALRELEGRRDAARERYEVVSGDLDSWRSELDTIRDDMIDKMKELNEVGRKQEALQSNLDRLQERLQNEWSFDLQAPEEFERVEYSQPEADKEIRELRGKIKELGPINVNVMEDYEDEKKRLEEVEIQFNDLDRARASLDRTITKLDDIARNRYLETFERIQKNFQFVFSKLFLNGETKMSLVEKLDENGKPGDILDADIEINVRPTGKKMRGIKALSGGEHALTATALLFAIYMEKPSPYCVLDEVDGPLDDANVGRFMALLREFSKQTLFIVVTHNKRTMAEADMLYGVTQEIKGISRIASVQLADATKFAI; encoded by the coding sequence GTGCAGATTACAAAGCTCAAAATATACGGTTTCAAGTCCTTTGCCCAAAGGACCGAAATCAATTTCCCCACCAAGGGCCTTACGGCGGTGGTGGGTCCTAACGGCTGCGGCAAGTCCAACATTACCGACGCCATCCGTTGGGTCTTGGGCGAGCAGCGCGCCGCCACGCTCCGTATGAGCAAGATGCAAGACGTGATTTTCAGCGGTACCGAAGAGCGTGCCGCCATGAGCCTTGCCGAAGTTTCCATTGTCATCGACAACAGCGATGGTGCCCTGAGTTCCGAATATTCCGAAATTATAGTCACCCGTCGTGTCCATAGGGACGGCACCGGCGAATACCTGATTAACAACCAGGAGTGCCGGTTGAGGGACGTCCACGCCCTGCTTTTTGACTCGGGCCTGGGTTCCAGCACCTATTCCCAGATGAACGCCGACATGATCAAGGCGGTGCTTTCCGACAAGGCCGACGACCGTCGCGTGCTTTTTGAAGAAGCCGCCGGCGTGAGCAAGTACCGCCAGCAGCGCAAGGAGGCCACCCGCCAGCTGGAACGTGTCCAGATGGACATGGCCCGCGTAGAGGACAACCTCCGCTCTGTGCGCCGTTCCGTGCGCCTTTACGAGACCCAGGCCGAAAAGGTCAAGGAGTTCAAGTGGCTGAGCGGCCGCCTCAGGAGCCTGGACCTTTCTGTAAGCCTGGACAAGTACGAAGATTTCAAGGAAAGCCTCACGACCCTGGATACCACCAGCCGCCGCATGAACCACGAGGTGGAATCGGCCAAGACCAAGGCCATGGAACTCCAGACCCGCATTGAAGAAAAGAAGCTTGCCATCAGCGAGGACGAGAACAACTACCGCGAGCTGGAACAGCAGGTGCAGCAGGCGACTCTAGCCCTGAACGACCTGAACAACCAGATTATACGCCTCCGGGATTCCGTTTCTTCGCTAGAAGCAGCGAACCAGAAGGCCGCCTCTGAAATTGAAATCAGCGAAGGCAAGACCCGGGAACTTCAAGAAGAACGCGTCCGTCTTGAAGAAGAAAACGAGGTCCTGAAAAGCGACAGCGGCATCGAGGAACTGAACGCCCGCTTGGAGCGGGAAAAGGAAATTTTGCAGGTCATGCGGGACAAGCTGGACGACCTGCGCGGCCAGTCCAGGGAACTGTCCAATGAACGCCTGACCGCCGCCAACCGCGTAGCCTCCCTCCAGGGGCGTTTTGAACGTCTGGACGCCGAATCCGACATGCTCCGGGGAAGCGTTTCCCGCTGGAACGACGAAGCGGGCGAGCTGCGGAACCGCAAGTCCGAAACGGAATCCGCCATCCGCGACATGGAAGCGGGCATGGAAGCTACCGCCCGTGAACTGGAAATTTTGAACGAACGCAAGGCTTCCCTGGAATCCACGCTGGATGGCAAGAATGCCGACCTGGCCAATGCCCAGCAGGAACTGCAGGCTTTGCAGAACGAGTGTGCCGCCCTGGAATCCCGGATTGAGGTGCTGCAGAGCGTCAACGACGAAGGAACGGATGCCGGCAAGTGGATTCGCGAAAACAAGGCGGGTCTTGTCCGCGGGTTCCTTTCGGAACATATCAGCGCCGCTCCGGAATACGCCTCCCAGGTAGAGGCAGCCCTGGGCGATTGTCTGGACAGTGCCGTGGTGGAAAGCCGCGACGGCCTCCGTGAAATTGTAGAAGGGCTCCGTAGCGAGAACGCCGGCAAGGCGGTGCTCGCCCTGATGGATTCCCTGGAACTTGCACCTGTGCCGGAACTGAACCACCCCGGAATCAGGGGTGCCTTGAGCAGCTTTGTCACTTGCGACGACACCACACGGACTTTTGTACAGAATCTTCTGAGCCGCTATTTCTTGGTGGATTCTCTAGATACGGCCCTGGACCTGGCCCGTGAACACAGAAATTCTGATTTCTGCTTCGTGGCGGACAAGGTTATCGTAAAGACCAACGGTCTGGTGAGCCAGGGAGCAAATACCGCCGGGGCCCTCAGCCGCAAGAACGAGATTGCCCAGGCCACGGAGCGTCTGGCTGCTGTACAGGGACAGGTCGCCCAGAAGCAGGCCGCTCTGGAATCTCTCCAGGCAGAAATTGATGAAACCAGGCAGATGCTGACTTCTGCCTCCGACGAGATTCTCGAAAAGAACAATGCGCTCCGGGCAGGGGAGGCTGGCATTTCGATCCAGAAGAACACCCTGGAATCGGTGGCCTCCCGACTTGAAAAACTGGAAGCGGACATTGCCGAAAGCGAAGGCCGTATAGCCACCGCCGAATCCCAGAAGTCTAGCGATGCGGACCTGAACGAGGCCAAGGCCGCCATGGAAAGCGCCGAGGCGGAATATGCCCGGGTGAATGACGAACTTGTAGAACAGGAAACCCTGTTCCGCGAAAAGGACGAAGAAGTCCGCGACTTGGAAAGGACATCCCAGGACAAGGCCGCGAAGCTCTCCCAGAATACGGACCGCCTGAGAAACATCGCCGACCAGGTCCAGTTCCTCGGGGATTCCATCGAGTCCCGCAAGCGGGATATGGAGACCAACAAGATTTCTATGGAAAAGGCCGCCCGGGATATCGATGACCTGGGAGCCTCCGTCCAGGAGAAGGATTCCGCCCTTCGCGAGTTGGAAGGTCGGCGCGACGCCGCCCGTGAACGCTACGAAGTGGTCAGCGGCGACCTGGACAGCTGGCGGAGCGAGCTGGACACCATCCGCGACGACATGATCGACAAGATGAAGGAGCTGAACGAGGTGGGCCGCAAGCAAGAAGCCCTGCAGTCCAACCTGGATCGCCTCCAGGAACGCCTCCAGAATGAATGGTCCTTCGACCTGCAGGCTCCCGAAGAATTTGAGCGTGTGGAATACAGCCAGCCCGAGGCGGACAAGGAAATTCGCGAACTCCGCGGGAAAATCAAGGAATTGGGCCCCATCAACGTGAACGTGATGGAGGACTACGAAGACGAAAAGAAGCGTTTGGAAGAAGTGGAAATCCAGTTCAACGATCTGGACCGTGCCCGCGCCTCGCTGGATCGCACCATCACCAAGCTGGACGATATCGCCCGCAACCGCTACCTGGAAACCTTCGAACGGATCCAGAAGAACTTCCAGTTCGTGTTCAGCAAGCTGTTCCTGAACGGCGAAACCAAGATGAGCCTGGTGGAAAAGCTGGACGAAAACGGCAAGCCCGGCGATATCCTGGATGCGGACATCGAAATCAACGTTCGACCCACCGGCAAGAAGATGCGCGGCATCAAGGCCCTTTCCGGCGGTGAACACGCCCTGACCGCAACGGCCCTGCTCTTTGCCATCTACATGGAAAAGCCCTCGCCTTACTGCGTGCTGGACGAAGTGGACGGCCCGCTTGACGATGCCAACGTGGGCCGCTTCATGGCGCTGCTCCGTGAATTCAGCAAGCAGACCCTGTTCATCGTGGTGACCCATAACAAGCGCACCATGGCCGAAGCCGACATGCTCTACGGTGTGACCCAGGAAATCAAGGGCATTTCCCGCATCGCCAGCGTGCAACTGGCCGACGCCACCAAGTTCGCGATATGA
- a CDS encoding EamA family transporter: MFLIKKTQSEQCERTQISKRSDLTAIKGFVFAALSAICYGTNPLGALHLYAQGYSPETVLFYRFFTAALLLLVVILAKGSHFKISFREFGALVAFGFLFAVSSLTYYASFKFMDAGLASTLLFLYPLEVSVLMAVFFKEKIKVWTIVSIAVSMAGIALLYRGGDGAPLSTVGLVLVFISSISYAIYMVMANRIKLQMGSVKMTFYAISFCMFFLLLYSVTFASGLPPVFMQASSWGWGFMLGAVPTVLSLIFMVKAVKIIGSTPTAILGALEPVTAVSIGVLVFGEILTVRLGIGIALILGSVVLIAAKRK, encoded by the coding sequence ATGTTTTTAATTAAAAAAACTCAAAGCGAGCAATGCGAGCGAACTCAAATCTCAAAGCGAAGCGACCTCACTGCTATAAAAGGCTTCGTCTTTGCGGCCCTTTCCGCCATCTGCTACGGCACGAACCCCCTTGGGGCCCTGCATCTATACGCCCAGGGGTATTCTCCGGAAACGGTCCTCTTTTACCGATTCTTTACGGCGGCGCTGCTCCTTTTGGTAGTGATTCTTGCGAAAGGTTCCCACTTCAAGATTTCATTCCGCGAATTTGGAGCGCTTGTCGCGTTTGGATTCCTCTTTGCGGTGAGTTCCCTGACCTATTACGCCTCCTTCAAGTTCATGGACGCGGGACTGGCTTCTACGCTCTTGTTCCTTTACCCGCTGGAAGTTTCTGTGCTGATGGCCGTTTTCTTCAAGGAAAAAATCAAGGTCTGGACCATTGTTTCCATCGCCGTTTCCATGGCGGGAATTGCCCTATTGTACCGCGGTGGAGATGGAGCGCCCCTAAGCACGGTAGGGCTTGTGCTAGTGTTTATCTCTTCTATATCCTATGCCATCTACATGGTGATGGCGAACCGCATCAAGCTGCAGATGGGCTCCGTGAAGATGACCTTTTACGCCATCAGTTTCTGCATGTTTTTTTTGCTGCTCTATTCGGTGACGTTTGCCTCTGGGCTTCCGCCGGTGTTCATGCAGGCCAGTTCCTGGGGCTGGGGCTTTATGCTGGGTGCCGTACCCACGGTTCTTTCGCTGATATTCATGGTGAAGGCGGTAAAGATTATAGGTTCTACGCCTACGGCAATCCTCGGGGCTCTCGAACCCGTGACCGCCGTATCCATCGGTGTACTTGTCTTTGGAGAAATCCTCACAGTCCGCCTTGGAATCGGAATTGCCCTGATTCTTGGGTCCGTAGTGCTCATTGCCGCAAAGCGGAAATGA
- a CDS encoding pectate lyase produces MIGFPTRILAVLCLLAVYVSAGVDQCKPIGWATRSGRTSMAFEVTGGGNATPITVTTFSDLQKYAKDSSPRVIYVDGTLGSGWSGTTGDRLNITASNKTIIGLRPGTLLKAPIHITSKASNIIIRNIVIRGPGSNADQAWDNLTIEGESKNIWIDHCEFWDGQDGNADVVKGSDNVTFTWCIFGYEKKSTHNLSNLIGSSDDETISEGKLNVTYMFNWWKAANQRKPRCRYGNVHVVNNLLTGDASVTSGTDVLGVSAGHMCTVRTERNVFINEANPIYTGNANGTGVNETIDNIFTNCSGNTKGTGTSFTPPYDYTDFMLLASEVEAVVKSNAGATLASPTACGESTPASSSSVTPASSSSVERIAEKAYQAEKGNISGGVVESSNVGFWGDGYVNFDKGGDFEFPMTVNVAGEYRFEIDFANGSSEDRSLVISVGASDTTVVFEKTGAWTIWSTKEITLKLSAGENSIRFATVDGNDGPNIDQFDAFLVKKTEVKPEEKPEEKLEEKTEEKSAEKPDAFLPPENQNYVTRNGLCRVTLFNTKGVKMRYLEVENEKIGDTAWITRGLPSGIYMLRIRIADRTLQRFITVK; encoded by the coding sequence ATGATTGGTTTTCCTACTAGAATTTTAGCAGTTTTGTGCCTCTTGGCGGTTTATGTTTCCGCTGGCGTAGACCAGTGCAAGCCTATTGGCTGGGCGACACGTTCGGGGCGGACTTCTATGGCATTCGAAGTGACCGGCGGTGGTAACGCAACCCCCATTACAGTTACGACTTTTTCTGACTTGCAAAAGTACGCCAAGGATTCCTCTCCGCGGGTCATCTACGTTGACGGTACACTGGGTAGCGGCTGGAGTGGCACGACCGGCGACCGCCTGAACATTACCGCATCAAACAAGACGATTATCGGACTTAGGCCGGGAACGCTCCTGAAGGCTCCTATCCACATCACGAGCAAGGCTTCCAATATCATCATCCGCAATATTGTCATTAGGGGGCCGGGCAGCAATGCTGACCAGGCTTGGGATAACCTCACCATCGAAGGAGAATCAAAAAACATCTGGATAGACCACTGCGAATTCTGGGACGGCCAGGATGGCAACGCCGATGTGGTAAAGGGTTCGGACAATGTGACATTTACTTGGTGTATTTTCGGCTACGAAAAAAAGAGCACCCACAATCTTTCAAACCTTATCGGCAGTTCCGATGACGAGACCATAAGCGAAGGCAAGCTGAATGTAACTTACATGTTCAACTGGTGGAAAGCCGCAAATCAGCGTAAGCCCCGCTGCCGTTACGGAAACGTGCACGTGGTGAACAACCTCCTCACCGGCGATGCAAGCGTCACAAGCGGTACGGACGTGCTTGGGGTCTCGGCGGGCCACATGTGTACGGTCCGCACTGAAAGGAATGTGTTCATCAACGAAGCGAATCCGATTTACACAGGCAATGCAAACGGCACGGGCGTAAACGAAACCATCGACAACATTTTCACGAACTGCTCGGGCAACACGAAGGGTACGGGCACCTCGTTTACGCCGCCTTACGACTACACGGACTTCATGCTGTTGGCAAGCGAGGTGGAAGCCGTTGTGAAATCGAATGCGGGTGCGACACTTGCAAGTCCAACCGCCTGCGGCGAATCGACCCCTGCATCCAGTTCTTCCGTGACCCCGGCGAGCTCCAGCAGCGTAGAGCGTATAGCCGAGAAGGCCTACCAGGCCGAAAAAGGAAATATCAGTGGAGGTGTTGTAGAAAGCAGCAACGTGGGATTTTGGGGCGATGGCTATGTGAATTTTGATAAAGGCGGCGATTTTGAGTTCCCAATGACGGTAAATGTGGCTGGGGAATATAGGTTTGAAATTGATTTTGCCAATGGATCTTCTGAAGATCGGAGTTTAGTCATTTCTGTCGGTGCTAGCGATACAACTGTTGTGTTTGAAAAGACGGGAGCCTGGACCATTTGGTCCACCAAGGAAATTACTCTAAAGTTGTCTGCGGGCGAAAACTCCATCAGGTTTGCAACGGTCGACGGTAACGATGGCCCGAACATTGATCAGTTCGACGCTTTTCTTGTCAAAAAAACGGAGGTTAAACCGGAGGAGAAGCCGGAAGAAAAACTGGAGGAAAAAACTGAGGAAAAGTCGGCAGAGAAACCGGATGCCTTTTTACCTCCTGAAAATCAAAATTATGTAACAAGAAACGGTTTATGTCGGGTGACCTTGTTCAATACGAAGGGTGTCAAAATGCGCTATCTGGAAGTTGAAAATGAAAAGATTGGTGATACTGCATGGATAACACGCGGCCTTCCGTCTGGGATCTATATGTTGCGCATAAGAATTGCGGATAGGACTTTACAGCGCTTTATTACGGTCAAGTGA
- a CDS encoding PIN domain-containing protein, giving the protein MERTIQQSRILFLDTGPLVRLLQMHPDFYPTVSDILDMVYEKNIQVLVSPVTLFELSNKAFASGEGVLARQYREFFENSANVKVCPVNAEISVKAAELYAASQKTNHKITEGESLRLATAFVNGADCILTECANFRTLTDALVVTLDEL; this is encoded by the coding sequence ATGGAAAGGACGATACAACAGTCGCGGATACTGTTTCTCGATACTGGCCCGCTGGTGCGGCTTTTGCAGATGCACCCGGATTTTTATCCGACGGTGTCGGACATTTTGGACATGGTGTACGAAAAGAACATCCAGGTCCTGGTCTCGCCGGTTACCTTGTTTGAGTTAAGCAACAAGGCGTTTGCCAGTGGGGAAGGCGTGCTTGCCCGCCAGTATCGCGAGTTCTTTGAAAATTCTGCAAATGTTAAAGTTTGCCCGGTCAATGCGGAAATTTCTGTAAAGGCGGCGGAACTCTATGCCGCCTCCCAAAAGACTAACCACAAGATTACCGAAGGGGAGTCCCTGCGTCTTGCGACGGCATTCGTGAACGGCGCTGACTGCATCTTGACCGAATGCGCGAACTTCCGCACCCTTACCGACGCCCTTGTCGTGACTTTGGACGAACTTTAG
- the gatB gene encoding Asp-tRNA(Asn)/Glu-tRNA(Gln) amidotransferase subunit GatB — MPNYCPVIGLEIHCQLATKTKMFCGCEIEVNTTPNKHVCPVCLGMPGAMPVPNKKAVEYAIRLGLALNCEIDLNAMWTRKNYFYPDLPKGYQITQTGGLPVYDHPICKNGWLEIVKEDGTKKRVGITRIHMEEDAGKLIHDMSPTDSHFDANRCGTPLCEIVTEPDIRSPEEAVLVLKKIKQTLEYTRVSNANMENGNMRCDGNISLRKSEDAPFGIRAEIKNLNSFTNLEKALYCEMNLQASTLDAGKEVEQCTKRYDPNADKTIVIRSKEDAHDYKYFPEPDMVRLVTDPAFVEEIRRTLPELPDARRKRFMDDFGVSEYDAMVLTEDRDVSEWYDTAAKNCKNGKVLANWVITELLAKVKELEGGLSALKIKPEDLCKLVNLIADNTINGKIAKTVFAEMFETGKDPEAIVKEKGLVQVTDTGAIEEVVRAVCAENAAQFAEFKAGKVALKGFLVGMTMRKSGGKANPGLVNQILDKLAKE, encoded by the coding sequence ATGCCAAACTATTGTCCTGTTATCGGTCTTGAAATCCATTGCCAGCTCGCGACGAAGACGAAGATGTTCTGCGGCTGCGAAATCGAAGTGAATACGACCCCGAACAAGCACGTGTGCCCTGTTTGCCTCGGTATGCCGGGTGCCATGCCCGTGCCGAACAAGAAGGCTGTCGAGTACGCCATTCGCCTGGGCCTTGCGCTCAACTGTGAAATCGACTTGAACGCGATGTGGACCCGCAAGAACTACTTCTACCCGGACCTGCCGAAGGGCTACCAGATTACCCAGACGGGCGGACTTCCGGTGTACGACCACCCGATTTGCAAGAACGGCTGGCTCGAAATCGTCAAGGAAGACGGCACCAAGAAGCGCGTGGGCATTACCCGTATCCACATGGAAGAAGACGCCGGTAAGCTCATCCACGACATGAGCCCCACCGATTCCCACTTTGACGCGAACCGCTGTGGCACTCCGCTTTGCGAAATCGTGACCGAACCGGATATCCGTAGCCCCGAAGAAGCCGTGCTCGTTCTCAAGAAGATCAAGCAAACTCTTGAATACACCCGCGTTTCCAATGCCAACATGGAAAACGGCAACATGCGCTGCGACGGCAACATTTCTCTGCGCAAGAGCGAAGACGCTCCGTTCGGTATCCGCGCCGAAATCAAGAACCTGAACAGCTTTACGAACCTCGAGAAGGCTCTCTATTGCGAAATGAACCTGCAGGCCTCGACCCTCGATGCCGGCAAGGAAGTGGAACAGTGCACCAAGCGCTACGACCCCAATGCGGACAAGACCATCGTCATCCGCTCTAAGGAAGACGCCCACGACTACAAGTACTTCCCGGAACCGGACATGGTCCGCCTCGTGACTGACCCGGCCTTTGTGGAAGAAATCCGCCGCACGCTTCCGGAACTGCCGGATGCCCGCCGCAAGCGCTTCATGGACGACTTCGGTGTTTCCGAATACGACGCCATGGTGCTGACCGAAGACCGCGACGTGAGCGAATGGTATGACACCGCCGCGAAGAACTGCAAGAACGGCAAGGTCTTGGCCAACTGGGTGATTACCGAACTCCTCGCCAAGGTGAAGGAACTGGAAGGCGGCCTCAGCGCCCTCAAGATCAAGCCCGAAGACCTGTGCAAGCTCGTGAACCTCATTGCCGATAACACCATCAACGGAAAGATTGCAAAGACGGTCTTTGCCGAGATGTTCGAAACCGGCAAGGATCCCGAAGCCATCGTGAAGGAAAAGGGCTTGGTGCAGGTGACCGACACCGGAGCCATCGAAGAAGTGGTCCGCGCGGTGTGTGCCGAAAACGCCGCCCAGTTCGCCGAATTCAAGGCAGGCAAGGTGGCACTCAAGGGCTTCCTTGTGGGCATGACCATGCGTAAGTCCGGCGGCAAGGCCAACCCGGGCCTCGTGAACCAGATCCTCGACAAGCTCGCGAAGGAGTAG
- a CDS encoding IMP cyclohydrolase yields the protein MSYTDEAKQNFKALSNNPYPGRGIILGESADGKSYVQVYWIMGRSVNSRNRVFEIERSTGFMKTKAFDESKLTDPHLIIYYPARHTADVQIITNGDQTDTIYDAIKLGGTFESALRTRQYEDDAPNFTPRISGIHYKNASPAVYKLSILKSRNNSEEAGCERMTFEYEKALPGLGHFISTYETDGSPIPSFNGFPKLMPIFANAEDTLKKYWAALDKDNKVSLMVKWIDKKTFKTKTLIVNKNK from the coding sequence ATGTCCTACACAGACGAAGCAAAACAAAATTTCAAGGCCCTCTCCAATAACCCTTACCCTGGCCGTGGCATTATCCTCGGCGAAAGCGCCGACGGCAAGTCCTACGTGCAGGTCTACTGGATTATGGGCCGCAGCGTCAATAGCCGTAACCGTGTGTTCGAAATTGAACGGTCGACCGGCTTCATGAAGACCAAGGCCTTCGACGAATCGAAGCTCACGGACCCGCACCTGATTATCTACTACCCGGCACGTCACACCGCCGACGTCCAGATTATCACCAACGGCGACCAGACCGACACGATTTACGACGCCATCAAGCTGGGCGGCACCTTCGAAAGCGCCCTCCGCACGCGCCAGTACGAAGACGACGCCCCGAACTTCACGCCGCGTATTTCCGGCATCCACTACAAGAACGCAAGCCCCGCTGTGTACAAGCTCTCCATCCTCAAGAGCCGTAACAATAGCGAAGAAGCCGGTTGCGAACGCATGACGTTTGAATACGAGAAGGCTTTGCCCGGTCTCGGCCACTTCATCAGCACCTACGAAACCGACGGAAGCCCGATTCCTAGCTTCAACGGTTTCCCGAAACTGATGCCGATTTTTGCCAACGCCGAAGACACGCTCAAGAAGTACTGGGCCGCTCTCGACAAGGATAACAAGGTGTCGCTCATGGTCAAGTGGATTGACAAGAAGACCTTCAAAACCAAGACCCTGATTGTCAATAAGAACAAATAG